A region of Tigriopus californicus strain San Diego chromosome 7, Tcal_SD_v2.1, whole genome shotgun sequence DNA encodes the following proteins:
- the LOC131883404 gene encoding uncharacterized protein LOC131883404 has product MITKRTFMIRVESKTNGQTLISFGVGDCDKVTSACIYLDISKLFSRCLVAREEIPPPQLLRLSILLYLLIIEMISLDKLGLILISLTLMNLNGILANAPKNPREKRLFSVFNVVQFQNEACQTLNNNQLGVCYTGEECLKRQGTVSGHCASGFGVCCLFQVGCNMEVSENCTYFSSSIGRVGSGFCNAKVCPCSSDICQIRLDFLDFSIAGPSMSAQVAGFSLNGNQIENTQGPAITTTSRCITDFFQITNPGGSNPPIVCGQNSGEHVYVDSSSSCNDLSFFIRQFNPVPSSGQDSSWLIKISQFACTFGNLAPSGCTQWFYGTNQGIVKTFNYEAGAHLANQDQSICIRQDKWSFTFRFYLRLNASLVVYPSDAFLRIGSPISGPQPFLD; this is encoded by the exons GTGACTTCGGCATGCATATATTTGGATATTTCGAAACTCTTCAGTCGCTGTTTGGTGGCCAGAGAGGAGATACCCCCTCCTCAACTTCTACGATTATCAATATTACTTTACTTACTTATCATCGAAATGATCAGTCTAGATAAGCTCGGACTTATACTCATCAGCTTGACCCTCATGAATTTAAATGGAATATTAGCGAATGCACCTAAAAACCCAAGAGAGAAGAGGCTGT ttTCTGTCTTCAATGTGgttcaattccaaaatgagGCCTGTCAAACGCTGAACAATAATCAATTGGGCGTTTGTTACACCGGAGAAGAATGCTTGAAACGACAAGGAACTGTCTCTGGTCATTGTGCCTCTGGTTTTGGTGTTTGCTGCTTGT TTCAAGTGGGCTGTAATATGGAAGTGAGCGAGAATTGCACTTACTTCTCATCCTCCATTGGAAGAGTTGGATCCGGGTTTTGCAATGCCAAAGTCTGTCCTTGCTCCTCAGACATCTGTCAAATCCGGTTGGATTTTCTGGACTTCTCCATTGCAG GTCCCTCCATGAGTGCTCAAGTGGCCGGATTCAGTTTGAACGGGAATCAAATCGAAAACACCCAAGGTCCAGCCATCACGACCACCTCCAGGTGCATCACggatttctttcaaatcacCAACCCAGGTGGGTCCAACCCGCCCATTGTATGTGGTCAGAACTCGGGGGAACATG TGTACGTGGATTCGAGCTCGTCATGTAATGACTTGTCGTTCTTCATTCGGCAGTTCAATCCTGTTCCAAGCTCTGGTCAAGATAGTTCGTGGttgatcaaaatcagtcaGTTCGCTTGCACTTTTGGCAATTTGGCACCGAGTGGGTGTACTCAATGGTTCTATGGCACCAATCAGGGCATTGTCAAGACTTTCAACTATGAGGCCGGCGCTCATCTGGCCAATCAAGATCAATCCATCTGCATAAGGCAAGACAAGTGGTCATTTACTTTTCGGTTTTACCTGAGGCTAAATGCATCCTTGGTTGTGTATCCAAGCGATGCATTTCTGAGAATAGGTAGTCCGATTTCAGGTCCTCAGCCATTTTTAGATTAG
- the LOC131884323 gene encoding uncharacterized protein LOC131884323: MGITDPDICCGYGLAGVDIRGYDCLLVPSARSAGQARLKANRFCGASRGLAAIGSQSVNMVPPLKMGLSIATTICSNRVPFAIRFVSDNFEFTMEIRPQKGFRLLYQLSGCT, encoded by the exons ATGGGTATCACGGATCCAGACATTTGTTGCGGCTATGGATTAGCTGGGGTGGACATCCGTGGATATGACTGTCTACTCGTTCCTTCGGCTAGAAGTGCTGGCCAAGCTCGTTTGAAGGCCAATCGGTTCTGTGGGGCCTCCAGAGGATTGGCGGCAATTGGTTCCCAAAGTGTGAACATGGTTCCTCCTCTGAAAATGGGGCTCTCGATAGCTACTACCATTTGCT CCAATCGTGTCCCCTTTGCTATTCGTTTCGTTTCGGATAACTTTGAGTTTACCATGGAAATCCGCCCTCAAAAGGGTTTCAGGCTCCTTTATCAACTTTCTGGTTGTACTTGA
- the LOC131884314 gene encoding uncharacterized protein LOC131884314 yields the protein MEDDDTLFDQKLKNDDVSLVIGAPGAFTLKRVVEIFEKSSIHRAQHAALDSASGNGAIFEYGPRAGYKPFLEVLTEFLTEEYQSPVDRMDLLLTPGATVGLWLAATALLPPGKGVVFMECPSYFIALSIVEKDLGHKPVAVSMAKDGTGVDTDELEKLMAREYAQRSEVPAGKFWAMYYTIPTFHNPTGVVFSPERSKRVIQLARKYDVLVFCDDVYNLLHYGEGSQSPKRLYAYDDKSDPDYKGHVISNGSFSKILGPGFRIGWIECCREIRDRLKDTGIIDSGGSMNNVMAGVVASAITLGYQKKHLEFLRKEYFQRIHTIYEVFDKELPAGFCSVKPKGGYFIWVNGPSAWNSESFVQFCQSKYQVGVLPSVRCGKLESGPITNALRISFAFYQCEQLKNGITKLCAALKEYLIQHPVE from the coding sequence ATGGAAGACGACGATACTCTCTTCGATCAGAAGCTCAAGAATGACGATGTCAGTCTCGTCATTGGTGCCCCCGGAGCCTTCACTTTGAAGCGGGTGGTGGAAATATTTGAGAAATCCTCAATTCACCGAGCACAACATGCTGCTTTGGATTCTGCCAGTGGCAATGGAGCTATTTTTGAGTATGGTCCTCGAGCGGGTTACAAGCCGTTCCTTGAGGTCCTCACCGAGTTCCTCACCGAGGAGTACCAGAGCCCCGTGGATCGAATGGACTTGCTCCTGACCCCTGGAGCCACTGTAGGACTTTGGCTGGCAGCCACGGCGCTCCTGCCTCCGGGTAAAGGCGTTGTTTTCATGGAGTGCCCATCCTACTTCATCGCGTTGTCCATTGTGGAGAAAGATCTGGGACATAAGCCCGTGGCTGTGTCCATGGCCAAAGATGGAACCGGAGTGGATACAGACGAGCTGGAAAAGCTCATGGCCAGAGAGTACGCCCAACGCTCGGAAGTCCCAGCGGGAAAATTTTGGGCCATGTATTATACCATCCCGACGTTCCATAATCCAACGGGCGTGGTTTTCTCCCCCGAGCGCTCAAAGCGAGTGATCCAATTGGCTCGGAAGTACGATGTGCTCGTGTTTTGCGATGATGTCTACAACCTCCTTCACTATGGAGAGGGCTCTCAATCACCCAAGCGATTGTATGCTTATGATGATAAGTCGGATCCCGACTACAAGGGTCACGTTATTTCCAATGGCTCCTTCTCCAAGATTCTGGGACCCGGTTTCCGAATCGGGTGGATCGAGTGCTGTCGGGAAATCCGAGATCGACTCAAGGATACCGGCATCATTGACAGTGGAGGCTCCATGAATAACGTCATGGCGGGCGTGGTGGCCTCGGCCATCACTTTGGGATATCAAAAGAAGCATTTGGAGTTCCTTCGGAAGGAGTATTTCCAGCGCATCCACACCATTTATGAGGTCTTTGACAAAGAGTTGCCGGCGGGATTCTGCTCGGTCAAACCCAAGGGCGGGTACTTTATTTGGGTGAATGGTCCCAGTGCGTGGAACTCGGAGAGCTTTGTCCAGTTCTGCCAATCCAAGTACCAAGTGGGCGTGCTTCCTAGCGTGAGATGCGGGAAATTAGAGTCCGGACCCATCACCAATGCTCTTCGGATTAGTTTTGCTTTTTACCAGTGTGAGCAATTAAAGAACGGAATCACAAAACTTTGTGCCGCTCTGAAGGAGTATCTGATCCAACATCCAGTTGAATAA